A section of the Leptospira kobayashii genome encodes:
- the pheA gene encoding prephenate dehydratase produces MSSTEEDLKKLRIQIDSLDENIIDLIQKRAEFASEIGRIKRNSSDPIYRPDRERDVYEKVSGKSKGPLPASVIRAIYREIMSGTIALEHPLEIGYLGPEGSFSHEALRSKFGTTLTSVGMPTIPDVFRSTASGKIDYGVVPVENSTEGQVSSTLDMLLDSDVTIYSELYQRIRFSLLGFETDLTKIKKIYGIRIGNEQCRNWISANLSHAEIIETSSTAMAAKIVSEKKDGAAIASNIAAEIYGLQVIHDGIEDFSGNTTRFLVIGKTECPKTEKDKTSLVFSVPNRTGALYTILQKFHERSINMSKIESRPLKRNLWEYNFFIDFLGHKDDPKIKELLKETEKECSSFKILGSYPLAEQNL; encoded by the coding sequence ATGAGTTCCACGGAAGAAGATTTAAAAAAACTTAGAATTCAAATCGATTCTTTGGATGAAAACATCATCGACCTCATCCAAAAACGAGCGGAGTTTGCTTCCGAGATCGGACGCATCAAAAGAAATTCAAGTGATCCTATTTACAGACCCGATCGGGAAAGAGATGTATACGAAAAAGTTTCGGGCAAATCCAAGGGACCTCTTCCTGCATCCGTAATCCGCGCAATATACCGTGAGATCATGTCGGGAACGATTGCTTTGGAACATCCGTTAGAGATCGGTTATTTGGGACCGGAGGGTTCTTTTTCCCATGAAGCATTGCGATCCAAATTCGGAACCACGCTTACCAGCGTGGGAATGCCTACGATTCCCGATGTATTTCGTTCCACCGCGTCCGGCAAAATCGATTACGGAGTGGTGCCTGTTGAAAATTCCACCGAAGGCCAGGTGAGTTCCACTCTGGATATGCTTTTGGATTCGGATGTTACCATTTACTCCGAGTTATATCAAAGAATTCGTTTTTCCCTTTTGGGTTTCGAAACCGATCTGACAAAGATCAAAAAAATCTACGGAATTCGAATTGGAAACGAACAATGTCGAAATTGGATTTCAGCTAACCTCTCTCATGCGGAAATCATCGAAACTTCTTCCACTGCTATGGCGGCAAAAATCGTATCTGAAAAAAAAGACGGAGCTGCCATCGCATCGAATATTGCTGCGGAGATTTACGGCTTACAAGTGATCCATGACGGAATCGAGGATTTTTCAGGGAACACTACCCGTTTTCTGGTGATAGGAAAAACGGAATGTCCAAAAACCGAAAAAGACAAAACTTCACTCGTTTTTTCCGTTCCGAATAGAACCGGTGCATTATATACCATCTTACAAAAGTTTCATGAACGATCCATTAACATGTCAAAGATCGAATCCAGACCGCTCAAACGCAATCTCTGGGAGTATAATTTTTTCATAGACTTCCTAGGTCATAAGGATGATCCGAAAATCAAAGAATTGTTAAAAGAAACGGAAAAAGAATGTTCTTCCTTTAAAATTCTCGGCTCATACCCGCTTGCGGAACAGAATTTATGA